Proteins from a single region of Styela clava chromosome 1, kaStyClav1.hap1.2, whole genome shotgun sequence:
- the LOC120342857 gene encoding thymidine kinase, cytosolic-like, with protein MKIGGKLTMPDRVNLIRILAGRRLLLPLAGCQQKRSCGVAQSGIASRIAAGNPITMSCLSISGLSHSPTKNRGQIQVILGPMFSGKSTELMRRIRRYKYANHECLLIKYAKDSRYSDDFMSTHDKHMLPAVKTEVLSKVSIPLNCSVIGIDEGQFFPDIVEFCETMANNGLRVIVAALDGTFQRKGFGSFLSLIPLAESVVKLNAVCMMCYGEAAFTKRIGCETQVEIIGGSDKYMAVCRDCHKQDHKESPLKKRTPLGELDLNKQQDTTPETNTGDGHRKISIPRQLLFTKS; from the exons atgaaaataggcGGTAAACTTACTATGCCTGACCGCGTAAATTTGATTCGTATTTTGGCGGGGAGACGTTTGTTGTTGCCGCTCGCAGGATGTCAACAAAAAAGATCTTGCGGAGTCGCTCAATCTGGGATTGCTTCTCGTATTGCAG CTGGAAATCCTATTACAATGTCTTGTTTGTCTATCTCTGGTTTATCTCATAGTCCGACGAAAAATCGAGGACAAATTCAg gtcATTTTGGGTCCAATGTTTTCTGGAAAATC GACTGAATTGATGAGAAGAATTCGGAgatataaatatgcaaatcacGAATGTTTATTGATCAAATACGCTAAAGATTCACGTTACAGTGATGATTTCATGTCTACTCACGATAA ACACATGCTACCTGCTGTAAAGACTGAAGTTTTATCAAAAGTTTCTATTCCATTGAATTGTTCAGTAATCGGAATTGATGAAGGACAATTT tttccCGACATTGTTGAATTTTGTGAAACCATGGCTAACAACGGTTTGAGGGTTATTGTTGCTGCATTAGATGGTACTTTTCAAAGAAAG GGATTTGGatcttttttatcattaatACCTCTAGCGGAAAGTGTTGTCAAACTTAATGCAGTATGTATGATGTGTTATGGTGAAGCTGCCTTCACAAAAAGAATCGGCTGTGAAACTCAG GTTGAAATCATAGGAGGGTCGGATAAGTACATGGCTGTTTGTCGTGATTGTCACAAACAAGATCATAAAGAGAGTCCGTTGAAGAAGCGGACACCACTCGGGGAACTCGATCTTAACAAACAGCAAGATACAACGCCAGAAACAAACACTGGTGACGGACACAGAAAAATTTCTATCCCACGACAATTGCTTTTCACAAAAAGTTGA
- the LOC120342966 gene encoding uncharacterized protein LOC120342966, which produces MVKEAPVTRITLRRRGVQQSNPRRIIREYKADRIVTSHFCRCSSRAAYREKEKMASKIFKLLLIMQVVAFCICAESVNNTKGDNNATEIDIILPNLDPENRTWMPIVPWWDSESEKAFQQLRERIRKNMEN; this is translated from the exons ATGGTGAAGGAAGCCCCGGTTACTAGAatcaccctacgacggcgaggggTCCAACAAtcgaacccacgcaggataatcagag aatataAGGCTGACAGGATCGTAACAAGTCACTTTTGTCGATGTTCATCGAGAGCAGCATATCGCGAAAAAGAGAAAATGGCATCAAAGATTTTCAAGCTTCTGCTGATCATGCAAGTTGTGGCGTTTTGCATCTG TGCTGAGAGCGTTAACAACACCAAAGGGGACAATAATGCGACAG AGATAGATATCATCTTGCCTAACCTTGACCCAGAAAATCGGACTTGGATGCCAATAGTGCCGTGGTGGGATTCTGAAAGTGAAAAGGCCTTCCAACAATTGAGAGAAAGAATTcgaaaaaatatggaaaattaa
- the LOC120342880 gene encoding mitochondrial inner membrane protease ATP23 homolog, whose product MDGFLNKSGEARRNVLQTLFFSKNGKTKEELEHDTVKEIVEKAFKNEKSNPYFSIMMDAMGDIGCFVDVDTNIAVKQCGEELEEMLGAFNYEKNEIEICQDSFSKASFASQTRAMQTTLSNILVSAFDHCRANLNYKEPEMDMCSSIRAAALSGQCSSETLQMGSRKVASSKRGYQSCVIRNAVQSFLSRHPDYDLNAVQPLVKKVFLTCFYDHSPHDRLPYDEKQAELSYKAYIHRNRYSI is encoded by the exons ATGGACGGCTTTCTAAATAAATCCGGGGAAGCCAGAAGAAATGTATTGCAAACACTCTTCTTCAGCAAAAATGGAAAAACCAAGGAAGAACTAGAACATGACACCGTGAAAGAAATCGTGGAAAAGGCATTTAAAAATGAGAAGTCAAATCCATACTTTTCAATTATGATGGATGCAATGGGAGACATTGG GTGTTTTGTTGATGTGGATACTAATATTGCTGTAAAACAATGCGGTGAGGAGCTGGAGGAAATGCTGGGAGCTTTCAactatgaaaaaaatgaaatagaaatatGTCAAGATTCCTTCAGTAAAGCCTCTTTTGCTAGCCAAACAAGGGCAATGCAGACAACATTGAG TAATATACTTGTATCAGCGTTCGATCACTGTCGAGCGAACCTGAACTACAAGGAACCAGAGATGGACATGTGTAGTTCCATTCGTGCCGCAGCACTTAGCGGACAATGCAGTTCGGAAACTCTGCAGATGGGTTCAAGAAAGGTTGCATCTAGCAAGAG GGGTTACCAATCCTGTGTGATAAGGAATGCAGTACAATCTTTTCTGTCAAGGCATCCAGATTACGACCTGAACGCTGTTCAGCCATTGGTTAAGAAGGTTTTTCTGACATGTTTTTACGATCACAGTCCCCATGATAGACTACCGTATGATGAGAAACAAGCAGAACTGTCTTATAAAGCTTATATACATAGAAATCGATATTCTATATGA
- the LOC120342826 gene encoding THO complex subunit 3-like — MDFTKKMQQYFKLHDRQKEYGAHTSKVHSVAWNCDGRRLASGSFDQTASVFTLDKDRLSRDQSYKGHTDSVDQLCWHPSHPDLFATASGDKTVRIWDARSGKCSITMQTKGENINICWSPNGQTIAVGNKEDLVTFFDTKTWKVKAYEQFKVEVNEISWNNSNDLFFLTTGLGTVNILSYPDLKLIQSLSGHTANCICIEFDPTGRYFATGSADALVNLWDVTELVCVQTFSRLDWPVRTLSFSHDGKLIASASEDHFIDISSVATGENVCEVKCESPTFTVAWHPKQLLLAFACDDKDKYKHDRDAGTIKLFGLSSESNSDKK; from the exons ATGGATTTCACGAAGAAAATGcagcaatattttaaattacacgATCGACAAAAAGAATATGGTGCTCATACATCGAAAGTCCATTCTGTTGCTTGGAACTGTGACGGAAGAAGACTTGCTTCTGGATCTTTCGATCAAACTGCCAGTGTTTTTACTCTGGATAAAGACAGGCTG tCCAGAGATCAATCATACAAAGGGCACACAGACAGTGTAGATCAGCTTTGTTGGCATCCAAGCCATCCAGATTTATTTGCAACCGCTTCTGGTGATAAAACAGTAAGAATATGGGACGCAAGAAGTGGGAAATGCTCAATAACGATGCAAACAAAAG GTGAAAACATAAACATATGCTGGAGTCCCAATGGGCAAACAATCGCAGTTGGAAATAAAGAAGATTTGGTGACATTTTTTGATACAAAAACATGGAAAGTAAAGGCATATGAGCAGTTTAAAGTTGAA GTGAATGAAATTTCTTGGAATAATTCCAATGATCTATTTTTTCTGACGACAGGATTAGGTACTGTTAATATACTAAG TTATCCTGACCTAAAGCTGATTCAATCGCTTAGTGGACATACAGCCAACTGTatatgcattgagtttgacccTACAGGTCGCTATTTTGCAACAGGCAGTGCTGATGCATTAGTAAATTTATGGGATGTAACAGAACTTGTTTGTGTGCAGACATTTTCAAG GCTTGACTGGCCTGTTCGAACATTGAGTTTCAGTCATGATGGCAAACTTATAGCTTCGGCATCTGAAGATCATTTCATTGATATTTCTAGCGTAGCAACCGGTGAAAATGTTTGTGAG GTCAAATGTGAATCACCAACATTCACCGTAGCGTGGCATCCTAAGCAACTCTTACTCGCATTCGCATGTGATGACAAAGACAAGTATAAACATGATAGAGATGCCGgaacaattaaattatttggtCTCTCAAGCGAGTCCAACAGTGACAAAAAGTAA